From one Eptesicus fuscus isolate TK198812 chromosome 3, DD_ASM_mEF_20220401, whole genome shotgun sequence genomic stretch:
- the TMEM39A gene encoding transmembrane protein 39A isoform X3, whose product MPGGRRGPSRQQLSRSALPSLQTLVGGGCGNGTGLRNRNGSAIGLPVPPITALITPGPVRHCQIPDLPVDGSLLFEFLFFIYLLVALFIQYINIYKTVWWYPYNHPASCTSLNFHLIDYHLAAFITVMLARRLVWALISEATKAGAASMIHYMVLISARLVLLTLCGWVLCWTLVNLFRSHSVLNLLFLGYPFGVYVPLCCFHQDSRAHLLLTDYNYVVQHQAVEESASTVGGLAKSKDFLSLLLESLKEQFNNATPIPTHSCPLSPDLIRNEVECLKADFNHRIKEVLFNSLFSAYYVAFLPLCFVKSTQYYDMRWSCEHLIMVWINAFVMLTTQLLPSKYCDLLHKSAAHLGKWQKLEHGSYSNAPQHIWSENTIWPQGVLVRHSRCLYRAMGPYNVAVPSDVSHARFYHWTAGESDGIQRRSFRDVNLLLIVHDLTEKQNKTLEISDVEDLSQ is encoded by the exons ATGCCCGGTGGAAGGAGGGGCCCTAGTCGGCAGCAGCTAAGCCGTTCCGCTTTACCTTCTTTACAGACTTTGGTTGGTGGGGGCTGCGGCAATGGAACAGGCCTGAGAAACag GAATGGTAGTGCTATTGGCCTTCCGGTCCCACCTATCACAGCCTTAATCACCCCAGGTCCTGTTCGTCATTGCCAAATTCCTGATTTGCCTGTGGATGGGAGCCTACTCTTTGAATTTCTCTTTTTCATCTACCTGCTGGTTGCACTGTTCATTCAGTACATCAACATCTATAAAACAGTGTGGTGGTATCCTTACAATCATCCCGCTTCTTGTACTTCATTG AATTTTCATCTCATTGATTACCACTTGGCAGCATTCATCACAGTGATGCTTGCAAGGAGGCTGGTATGGGCCCTCATCTCAGAG GCCACTAAGGCGGGTGCAGCATCTATGATTCACTACATGGTTCTGATATCAGCTCGCTTGGTGCTGCTCACTTTGTGTGGATGGGTGCTTTGTTGGACGCTCGTCAATCTCTTCCGAAGCCATTCAGTCCTCAATCTCCTTTTCCTTGGCTACCC GTTTGGTGTTTATGTTCCTCTCTGCTGTTTCCACCAAGATAGTAGAGCTCATCTTCTTCTCACAGACTATAACTACGTGGTTCAGCACCAGGCAGTAGAGGAAAGTGCCTCAACTGTGGGTGGCTTGGCCAAATCCAAAGACTTCCTCTCCTTATTGCTGGAGTCTCTCAAAGAACAATTTAATAATGCCAcacccatccccacccacagctgcccttTATCTCCAGACCTCATTCGCAATGAAGTAGAATGTCTGAAAGCAGATTTCAACCACAGAATCAAGGAAGTTCTCTTCAACTCCCTCTTCAGTGCCTATTATGTTGCATTTCTCCCCTTGTGTTTTGTAAAG AGTACCCAGTACTATGACATGCGCTGGTCGTGCGAACACCTCATTATGGTATGGATCAATGCTTTTGTCATGCTTACCACACAGCTGCTGCCATCCAAATACTGCGATTTGCTACATAAATCAGCTGCTCATCTAGGCAAGTGGCAGAAGCTTGAACATGGGTCCTACAGCAATGCTCCACAGCACAT TTGGTCAGAAAACACAATATGGCCTCAAGGGGTGCTGGTGCGACATAGCAGATGCTTATATAGAGCCATGGGGCCCTACAACGTGGCAGTGCCTTCAGATGTATCCCATGCCCGCTTTTAT CACTGGACAGCTGGAGAATCGGATGGAATCCAAAGAAGAAGTTTTAGGGATGTTAACTTATTACTGATTGTGCATGACCTAACAG aaaaacaaaacaaaacactagaaATAAGTGATGTAGAGGATTTGAGTCAGTGA
- the TMEM39A gene encoding transmembrane protein 39A isoform X1: protein MPGGRRGPSRQQLSRSALPSLQTLVGGGCGNGTGLRNRNGSAIGLPVPPITALITPGPVRHCQIPDLPVDGSLLFEFLFFIYLLVALFIQYINIYKTVWWYPYNHPASCTSLNFHLIDYHLAAFITVMLARRLVWALISEATKAGAASMIHYMVLISARLVLLTLCGWVLCWTLVNLFRSHSVLNLLFLGYPFGVYVPLCCFHQDSRAHLLLTDYNYVVQHQAVEESASTVGGLAKSKDFLSLLLESLKEQFNNATPIPTHSCPLSPDLIRNEVECLKADFNHRIKEVLFNSLFSAYYVAFLPLCFVKSTQYYDMRWSCEHLIMVWINAFVMLTTQLLPSKYCDLLHKSAAHLGKWQKLEHGSYSNAPQHIWSENTIWPQGVLVRHSRCLYRAMGPYNVAVPSDVSHARFYFLFHRPLRLLNLLILIEGSVVFYQLYSLLRSEKWNHTLSMALILFCNYYVLFKLLRDRIVLGRAYSYPLNSYELKAN, encoded by the exons ATGCCCGGTGGAAGGAGGGGCCCTAGTCGGCAGCAGCTAAGCCGTTCCGCTTTACCTTCTTTACAGACTTTGGTTGGTGGGGGCTGCGGCAATGGAACAGGCCTGAGAAACag GAATGGTAGTGCTATTGGCCTTCCGGTCCCACCTATCACAGCCTTAATCACCCCAGGTCCTGTTCGTCATTGCCAAATTCCTGATTTGCCTGTGGATGGGAGCCTACTCTTTGAATTTCTCTTTTTCATCTACCTGCTGGTTGCACTGTTCATTCAGTACATCAACATCTATAAAACAGTGTGGTGGTATCCTTACAATCATCCCGCTTCTTGTACTTCATTG AATTTTCATCTCATTGATTACCACTTGGCAGCATTCATCACAGTGATGCTTGCAAGGAGGCTGGTATGGGCCCTCATCTCAGAG GCCACTAAGGCGGGTGCAGCATCTATGATTCACTACATGGTTCTGATATCAGCTCGCTTGGTGCTGCTCACTTTGTGTGGATGGGTGCTTTGTTGGACGCTCGTCAATCTCTTCCGAAGCCATTCAGTCCTCAATCTCCTTTTCCTTGGCTACCC GTTTGGTGTTTATGTTCCTCTCTGCTGTTTCCACCAAGATAGTAGAGCTCATCTTCTTCTCACAGACTATAACTACGTGGTTCAGCACCAGGCAGTAGAGGAAAGTGCCTCAACTGTGGGTGGCTTGGCCAAATCCAAAGACTTCCTCTCCTTATTGCTGGAGTCTCTCAAAGAACAATTTAATAATGCCAcacccatccccacccacagctgcccttTATCTCCAGACCTCATTCGCAATGAAGTAGAATGTCTGAAAGCAGATTTCAACCACAGAATCAAGGAAGTTCTCTTCAACTCCCTCTTCAGTGCCTATTATGTTGCATTTCTCCCCTTGTGTTTTGTAAAG AGTACCCAGTACTATGACATGCGCTGGTCGTGCGAACACCTCATTATGGTATGGATCAATGCTTTTGTCATGCTTACCACACAGCTGCTGCCATCCAAATACTGCGATTTGCTACATAAATCAGCTGCTCATCTAGGCAAGTGGCAGAAGCTTGAACATGGGTCCTACAGCAATGCTCCACAGCACAT TTGGTCAGAAAACACAATATGGCCTCAAGGGGTGCTGGTGCGACATAGCAGATGCTTATATAGAGCCATGGGGCCCTACAACGTGGCAGTGCCTTCAGATGTATCCCATGCCCGCTTTTAT TTCCTATTTCATCGCCCATTAAGGCTGTTGAATCTGCTTATCCTCATTGAGGGCAGTGTCGTCTTCTACCAGCTCTATTCCTTACTGCGGTCGGAGAAGTGGAACCACACGCTTTCCATGGCTCTCATCCTCTTCTGCAACTACTATGTTTTATTTAAGCTTCTCCGGGACAGAATAGTATTAGGCAGGGCATACTCCTATCCACTCAACAGTTACGAACTGAAGGCAAACTAA
- the TMEM39A gene encoding transmembrane protein 39A isoform X2, translating into MPGGRRGPSRQQLSRSALPSLQTLVGGGCGNGTGLRNRNGSAIGLPVPPITALITPGPVRHCQIPDLPVDGSLLFEFLFFIYLLVALFIQYINIYKTVWWYPYNHPASCTSLATKAGAASMIHYMVLISARLVLLTLCGWVLCWTLVNLFRSHSVLNLLFLGYPFGVYVPLCCFHQDSRAHLLLTDYNYVVQHQAVEESASTVGGLAKSKDFLSLLLESLKEQFNNATPIPTHSCPLSPDLIRNEVECLKADFNHRIKEVLFNSLFSAYYVAFLPLCFVKSTQYYDMRWSCEHLIMVWINAFVMLTTQLLPSKYCDLLHKSAAHLGKWQKLEHGSYSNAPQHIWSENTIWPQGVLVRHSRCLYRAMGPYNVAVPSDVSHARFYFLFHRPLRLLNLLILIEGSVVFYQLYSLLRSEKWNHTLSMALILFCNYYVLFKLLRDRIVLGRAYSYPLNSYELKAN; encoded by the exons ATGCCCGGTGGAAGGAGGGGCCCTAGTCGGCAGCAGCTAAGCCGTTCCGCTTTACCTTCTTTACAGACTTTGGTTGGTGGGGGCTGCGGCAATGGAACAGGCCTGAGAAACag GAATGGTAGTGCTATTGGCCTTCCGGTCCCACCTATCACAGCCTTAATCACCCCAGGTCCTGTTCGTCATTGCCAAATTCCTGATTTGCCTGTGGATGGGAGCCTACTCTTTGAATTTCTCTTTTTCATCTACCTGCTGGTTGCACTGTTCATTCAGTACATCAACATCTATAAAACAGTGTGGTGGTATCCTTACAATCATCCCGCTTCTTGTACTTCATTG GCCACTAAGGCGGGTGCAGCATCTATGATTCACTACATGGTTCTGATATCAGCTCGCTTGGTGCTGCTCACTTTGTGTGGATGGGTGCTTTGTTGGACGCTCGTCAATCTCTTCCGAAGCCATTCAGTCCTCAATCTCCTTTTCCTTGGCTACCC GTTTGGTGTTTATGTTCCTCTCTGCTGTTTCCACCAAGATAGTAGAGCTCATCTTCTTCTCACAGACTATAACTACGTGGTTCAGCACCAGGCAGTAGAGGAAAGTGCCTCAACTGTGGGTGGCTTGGCCAAATCCAAAGACTTCCTCTCCTTATTGCTGGAGTCTCTCAAAGAACAATTTAATAATGCCAcacccatccccacccacagctgcccttTATCTCCAGACCTCATTCGCAATGAAGTAGAATGTCTGAAAGCAGATTTCAACCACAGAATCAAGGAAGTTCTCTTCAACTCCCTCTTCAGTGCCTATTATGTTGCATTTCTCCCCTTGTGTTTTGTAAAG AGTACCCAGTACTATGACATGCGCTGGTCGTGCGAACACCTCATTATGGTATGGATCAATGCTTTTGTCATGCTTACCACACAGCTGCTGCCATCCAAATACTGCGATTTGCTACATAAATCAGCTGCTCATCTAGGCAAGTGGCAGAAGCTTGAACATGGGTCCTACAGCAATGCTCCACAGCACAT TTGGTCAGAAAACACAATATGGCCTCAAGGGGTGCTGGTGCGACATAGCAGATGCTTATATAGAGCCATGGGGCCCTACAACGTGGCAGTGCCTTCAGATGTATCCCATGCCCGCTTTTAT TTCCTATTTCATCGCCCATTAAGGCTGTTGAATCTGCTTATCCTCATTGAGGGCAGTGTCGTCTTCTACCAGCTCTATTCCTTACTGCGGTCGGAGAAGTGGAACCACACGCTTTCCATGGCTCTCATCCTCTTCTGCAACTACTATGTTTTATTTAAGCTTCTCCGGGACAGAATAGTATTAGGCAGGGCATACTCCTATCCACTCAACAGTTACGAACTGAAGGCAAACTAA
- the TMEM39A gene encoding transmembrane protein 39A isoform X4 has product MPGGRRGPSRQQLSRSALPSLQTLVGGGCGNGTGLRNRNGSAIGLPVPPITALITPGPVRHCQIPDLPVDGSLLFEFLFFIYLLVALFIQYINIYKTVWWYPYNHPASCTSLNFHLIDYHLAAFITVMLARRLVWALISEATKAGAASMIHYMVLISARLVLLTLCGWVLCWTLVNLFRSHSVLNLLFLGYPFGVYVPLCCFHQDSRAHLLLTDYNYVVQHQAVEESASTVGGLAKSKDFLSLLLESLKEQFNNATPIPTHSCPLSPDLIRNEVECLKADFNHRIKEVLFNSLFSAYYVAFLPLCFVKSTQYYDMRWSCEHLIMVWINAFVMLTTQLLPSKYCDLLHKSAAHLGKWQKLEHGSYSNAPQHIWSENTIWPQGVLVRHSRCLYRAMGPYNVAVPSDVSHARFYHWTAGESDGIQRRSFRDVNLLLIVHDLTVPISSPIKAVESAYPH; this is encoded by the exons ATGCCCGGTGGAAGGAGGGGCCCTAGTCGGCAGCAGCTAAGCCGTTCCGCTTTACCTTCTTTACAGACTTTGGTTGGTGGGGGCTGCGGCAATGGAACAGGCCTGAGAAACag GAATGGTAGTGCTATTGGCCTTCCGGTCCCACCTATCACAGCCTTAATCACCCCAGGTCCTGTTCGTCATTGCCAAATTCCTGATTTGCCTGTGGATGGGAGCCTACTCTTTGAATTTCTCTTTTTCATCTACCTGCTGGTTGCACTGTTCATTCAGTACATCAACATCTATAAAACAGTGTGGTGGTATCCTTACAATCATCCCGCTTCTTGTACTTCATTG AATTTTCATCTCATTGATTACCACTTGGCAGCATTCATCACAGTGATGCTTGCAAGGAGGCTGGTATGGGCCCTCATCTCAGAG GCCACTAAGGCGGGTGCAGCATCTATGATTCACTACATGGTTCTGATATCAGCTCGCTTGGTGCTGCTCACTTTGTGTGGATGGGTGCTTTGTTGGACGCTCGTCAATCTCTTCCGAAGCCATTCAGTCCTCAATCTCCTTTTCCTTGGCTACCC GTTTGGTGTTTATGTTCCTCTCTGCTGTTTCCACCAAGATAGTAGAGCTCATCTTCTTCTCACAGACTATAACTACGTGGTTCAGCACCAGGCAGTAGAGGAAAGTGCCTCAACTGTGGGTGGCTTGGCCAAATCCAAAGACTTCCTCTCCTTATTGCTGGAGTCTCTCAAAGAACAATTTAATAATGCCAcacccatccccacccacagctgcccttTATCTCCAGACCTCATTCGCAATGAAGTAGAATGTCTGAAAGCAGATTTCAACCACAGAATCAAGGAAGTTCTCTTCAACTCCCTCTTCAGTGCCTATTATGTTGCATTTCTCCCCTTGTGTTTTGTAAAG AGTACCCAGTACTATGACATGCGCTGGTCGTGCGAACACCTCATTATGGTATGGATCAATGCTTTTGTCATGCTTACCACACAGCTGCTGCCATCCAAATACTGCGATTTGCTACATAAATCAGCTGCTCATCTAGGCAAGTGGCAGAAGCTTGAACATGGGTCCTACAGCAATGCTCCACAGCACAT TTGGTCAGAAAACACAATATGGCCTCAAGGGGTGCTGGTGCGACATAGCAGATGCTTATATAGAGCCATGGGGCCCTACAACGTGGCAGTGCCTTCAGATGTATCCCATGCCCGCTTTTAT CACTGGACAGCTGGAGAATCGGATGGAATCCAAAGAAGAAGTTTTAGGGATGTTAACTTATTACTGATTGTGCATGACCTAACAG TTCCTATTTCATCGCCCATTAAGGCTGTTGAATCTGCTTATCCTCATTGA